Proteins encoded in a region of the Capra hircus breed San Clemente chromosome 3, ASM170441v1, whole genome shotgun sequence genome:
- the FAAH gene encoding fatty-acid amide hydrolase 1 isoform X2, giving the protein MVLGELWASLSGVSGAALACCFVAAALALRWSSRRTARASAVRARRRQKAALDTMDKAAQRFRLQNPDLDSEALLALPLPQLVQKLHSGDLSPEAVLFTYMGKAWEVNKGTNCVTTYLADCETQLCKVPRQGLLYGVPVSLKECFSYKGQDSTLGLSLNQGVPAEADCVVVQVLKLQGALPFVHTNVPQSMFSKSGLKGCVYGQVAVQLAVGPMARDVESLALCLRALLCEDMFRLDPTVPPLPFREEVYRSSQPLRVGYYETDNYTMPTPAMKRALLETKQRLEVAGHTLVPFLPSNIPHALETLGTGGLFSDGGATFLQNFKGDFVDPCLGDLISILRLPGWLKGLLAFMMKPLLPRLSSFLNNMKSRSAGKLWELHHEIEVYRHSVMAQWRALELDVLLTPMLGPALDLNGPGKATGCEEERGAACGCAVRGSALAGRAVSAVHAGGGATDEPGQAALLTAAHLTPEDPRPAWSCIQPGQGCVAAPPGSVQPGLRLPSPSSVAPYKKPRPTESGPHFLPRSALCPDHPLTVAARGHDMMTNSQELVSGVCVLSGGHLGAQGLDIRPPRTQLQPCPSPAPRPPLVPVTHSMDTGFSGWLLQPQLFTLTHCLPVPASQPSD; this is encoded by the exons ATGGTGCTGGGCGAACTGTGGGCCTCGCTCTCCGGCGTCTCCGGGGCAGCCCTGGCCTGCTGCTTCGTGGCGGCGGCCTTGGCCCTGCGCTGGTCCAGTCGCCGGACAGCGAGGGCCTCTGCGGTCCGAGCGCGACGGAGGCAGAAAGCGGCCCTGGACACCATGGACAAGGCGGCTCAGCGCTTCCGGCTCCAG AACCCTGACCTGGACTCGGAGGCGCTGCTGGCCCTGCCCCTGCCTCAACTGGTACAGAAGTTACACAGTGGGGACCTGTCTCCTGAGGCTGTGCTCTTCACCTACATGGGAAAG gcCTGGGAAGTCAACAAAGGGACTAACTGTGTGACCACCTACCTGGCAGACTGTGAGACTCAGCTGTGCAAGGTCCCAAGGCAGGGCCTGCTCTATGGTGTCCCTGTGAGCCTCAAGGAGTGCTTCAGCTATAAG GGCCAGGACTCGACACTGGGCTTGAGCCTGAACCAGGGGGTGCCAGCGGAGGCTGACTGTGTGGTGGTGCAGGTGCTGAAGTTGCAGGGCGCCTTGCCCTTCGTGCACACCAATGTCCCCCAGTCCATGTTCAG CAAGAGTGGCCTGAAGGGCTGTGTCTATGGACAGGTAGCAG TACAGCTGGCAGTCGGCCCTATGGCCCGGGACGTGGAGAGCCTGGCACTATGCCTGCGAGCACTGCTGTGTGAGGACATGTTCCGCTTGGACCCCACCGTGCCCCCCTTGCCCTTCAGGGAGGAG GTCTACAGGAGCTCTCAGCCCCTGCGTGTAGGGTATTATGAGACTGACAACTATACCATGCCCACGCCGGCCATGAAGCGGGCCCTGCTGGAGACCAAGCAGAGACTTGAGGTTGCTGGCCACACG CTGGTTCCCTTCCTGCCGAGCAACATACCCCACGCTCTGGAGACCCTGGGCACGGGCGGACTGTTCAGTGACGGCGGAGCGACCTTCCTACAGAACTT CAAAGGTGATTTCGTGGATCCCTGCTTGGGGGACTTGATCTCAATTCTGAGGCTGCCCGGATGGCTTAAAGGACTGCTGGCTTTCATGATGAAGCCTCTG CTCCCAAGGTTATCATCCTTTCTCAACAATATGAAGTCTCG GTCAGCCGGAAAGCTCTGGGAACTGCATCATGAGATTGAG GTATACCGGCACTCCGTGATGGCCCAGTGGAGAGCCCTGGAGCTGGATGTGCTGCTCACCCCCATGCTGGGCCCTGCTCTGGACCTGAATGGCCCAGGCAAGGCCACAG gttGTGAGGAAGAGCGTGGGGCTGCCTGTGGCTGTGCAGTGCGTGGCTCTGCCCTGGCAGGAAGAGCTGTGTCTGCGGTTCATGCGGGAGGTGGAGCAACTGATGAACCCGGACAAGCAGCTCTCCTGACTGCCGCCCACCTGACCCCCGAGGACCCGAGACCCGCCTGGAGCTGCATCCAGCCTGGTCAGGGCTGCGTTGCCGCCCCGCCAGGAAGTGTTCAGCCTGGGCTGAGGCTTCCGAGTccctcctctgtcgccccctacAAGAAGCCCAGACCCACTGAATCTGGACCTCACTTCCTCCCCAGGTCCGCTCTCTGTCCTGACCACCCCCTCACCGTGGCAGCCAGAGGGCATGACATGATGACTAACAGTCAAGAACTggtgtctggtgtgtgtgtgctttctggCGGTCACTTAGGGGCCCAGGGGTTGGATATCCGCCCTCCTAGAACCCAACTTCAGCCATGTCCATCTCCTGCTCCCAGACCTCCTCTAGTTCCTGTCACTCACAGCATGGACACAGGTTTTTCAGGGTGGCTCTTGCAGCCCCAGCTCTTCACCCTCACCCACTGTCTCCCTGTCCCCGCCTCCCAACCCTCAGACTAA
- the FAAH gene encoding fatty-acid amide hydrolase 1 isoform X3 — MVLGELWASLSGVSGAALACCFVAAALALRWSSRRTARASAVRARRRQKAALDTMDKAAQRFRLQNPDLDSEALLALPLPQLVQKLHSGDLSPEAVLFTYMGKAWEVNKGTNCVTTYLADCETQLCKVPRQGLLYGVPVSLKECFSYKGQDSTLGLSLNQGVPAEADCVVVQVLKLQGALPFVHTNVPQSMFSFDCSNPLFGPTMNPWNSSKSPGGSSGGEGALIAAGGSPLGLGTDIGGSIRFPSAFCGICGLKPTGNRLSKSGLKGCVYGQVAVQLAVGPMARDVESLALCLRALLCEDMFRLDPTVPPLPFREEVYRSSQPLRVGYYETDNYTMPTPAMKRALLETKQRLEVAGHTLVPFLPSNIPHALETLGTGGLFSDGGATFLQNFKGDFVDPCLGDLISILRLPGWLKGLLAFMMKPLLPRLSSFLNNMKSRSAGKLWELHHEIEVYRHSVMAQWRALELDVLLTPMLGPALDLNGPGKATGAVSYTLLYNCLDFPAGVVPVTTVTAEDEAQLQLYKGYFGDIWDKMLRKVVRKSVGLPVAVQCVALPWQEELCLRFMREVEQLMNPDKQLS; from the exons ATGGTGCTGGGCGAACTGTGGGCCTCGCTCTCCGGCGTCTCCGGGGCAGCCCTGGCCTGCTGCTTCGTGGCGGCGGCCTTGGCCCTGCGCTGGTCCAGTCGCCGGACAGCGAGGGCCTCTGCGGTCCGAGCGCGACGGAGGCAGAAAGCGGCCCTGGACACCATGGACAAGGCGGCTCAGCGCTTCCGGCTCCAG AACCCTGACCTGGACTCGGAGGCGCTGCTGGCCCTGCCCCTGCCTCAACTGGTACAGAAGTTACACAGTGGGGACCTGTCTCCTGAGGCTGTGCTCTTCACCTACATGGGAAAG gcCTGGGAAGTCAACAAAGGGACTAACTGTGTGACCACCTACCTGGCAGACTGTGAGACTCAGCTGTGCAAGGTCCCAAGGCAGGGCCTGCTCTATGGTGTCCCTGTGAGCCTCAAGGAGTGCTTCAGCTATAAG GGCCAGGACTCGACACTGGGCTTGAGCCTGAACCAGGGGGTGCCAGCGGAGGCTGACTGTGTGGTGGTGCAGGTGCTGAAGTTGCAGGGCGCCTTGCCCTTCGTGCACACCAATGTCCCCCAGTCCATGTTCAG CTTTGACTGCAGTAACCCCCTCTTTGGCCCGACCATGAACCCATGGAATTCTTCCAAGAGCCCAGGTGGCTCCTCAGGGGGCGAGGGGGCCCTCATTGCCGCTGGGGGCTCCCCACTGGGCTTAGGCACCGACATTGGAGGCAGCATCCGCTTTCCCTCAGCCTTCTGTGGCATCTGCGGCCTCAAACCCACGGGGAACCGCCTCAG CAAGAGTGGCCTGAAGGGCTGTGTCTATGGACAGGTAGCAG TACAGCTGGCAGTCGGCCCTATGGCCCGGGACGTGGAGAGCCTGGCACTATGCCTGCGAGCACTGCTGTGTGAGGACATGTTCCGCTTGGACCCCACCGTGCCCCCCTTGCCCTTCAGGGAGGAG GTCTACAGGAGCTCTCAGCCCCTGCGTGTAGGGTATTATGAGACTGACAACTATACCATGCCCACGCCGGCCATGAAGCGGGCCCTGCTGGAGACCAAGCAGAGACTTGAGGTTGCTGGCCACACG CTGGTTCCCTTCCTGCCGAGCAACATACCCCACGCTCTGGAGACCCTGGGCACGGGCGGACTGTTCAGTGACGGCGGAGCGACCTTCCTACAGAACTT CAAAGGTGATTTCGTGGATCCCTGCTTGGGGGACTTGATCTCAATTCTGAGGCTGCCCGGATGGCTTAAAGGACTGCTGGCTTTCATGATGAAGCCTCTG CTCCCAAGGTTATCATCCTTTCTCAACAATATGAAGTCTCG GTCAGCCGGAAAGCTCTGGGAACTGCATCATGAGATTGAG GTATACCGGCACTCCGTGATGGCCCAGTGGAGAGCCCTGGAGCTGGATGTGCTGCTCACCCCCATGCTGGGCCCTGCTCTGGACCTGAATGGCCCAGGCAAGGCCACAG GGGCCGTCAGCTATACTCTGCTCTACAACTGCCTGGACTTCCCCGCGGGGGTGGTACCTGTCACCACGGTGACCGCCGAGGACGAGGCCCAGCTGCAGCTTTACAAGGGCTACTTTGGGGATATCTGGGACAAGATGCTGCGGAAG gttGTGAGGAAGAGCGTGGGGCTGCCTGTGGCTGTGCAGTGCGTGGCTCTGCCCTGGCAGGAAGAGCTGTGTCTGCGGTTCATGCGGGAGGTGGAGCAACTGATGAACCCGGACAAGCAGCTCTCCTGA
- the FAAH gene encoding fatty-acid amide hydrolase 1 isoform X1 has protein sequence MVLGELWASLSGVSGAALACCFVAAALALRWSSRRTARASAVRARRRQKAALDTMDKAAQRFRLQNPDLDSEALLALPLPQLVQKLHSGDLSPEAVLFTYMGKAWEVNKGTNCVTTYLADCETQLCKVPRQGLLYGVPVSLKECFSYKGQDSTLGLSLNQGVPAEADCVVVQVLKLQGALPFVHTNVPQSMFSFDCSNPLFGPTMNPWNSSKSPGGSSGGEGALIAAGGSPLGLGTDIGGSIRFPSAFCGICGLKPTGNRLSKSGLKGCVYGQVAVQLAVGPMARDVESLALCLRALLCEDMFRLDPTVPPLPFREEVYRSSQPLRVGYYETDNYTMPTPAMKRALLETKQRLEVAGHTLVPFLPSNIPHALETLGTGGLFSDGGATFLQNFKGDFVDPCLGDLISILRLPGWLKGLLAFMMKPLLPRLSSFLNNMKSRSAGKLWELHHEIEVYRHSVMAQWRALELDVLLTPMLGPALDLNGPGKATGCEEERGAACGCAVRGSALAGRAVSAVHAGGGATDEPGQAALLTAAHLTPEDPRPAWSCIQPGQGCVAAPPGSVQPGLRLPSPSSVAPYKKPRPTESGPHFLPRSALCPDHPLTVAARGHDMMTNSQELVSGVCVLSGGHLGAQGLDIRPPRTQLQPCPSPAPRPPLVPVTHSMDTGFSGWLLQPQLFTLTHCLPVPASQPSD, from the exons ATGGTGCTGGGCGAACTGTGGGCCTCGCTCTCCGGCGTCTCCGGGGCAGCCCTGGCCTGCTGCTTCGTGGCGGCGGCCTTGGCCCTGCGCTGGTCCAGTCGCCGGACAGCGAGGGCCTCTGCGGTCCGAGCGCGACGGAGGCAGAAAGCGGCCCTGGACACCATGGACAAGGCGGCTCAGCGCTTCCGGCTCCAG AACCCTGACCTGGACTCGGAGGCGCTGCTGGCCCTGCCCCTGCCTCAACTGGTACAGAAGTTACACAGTGGGGACCTGTCTCCTGAGGCTGTGCTCTTCACCTACATGGGAAAG gcCTGGGAAGTCAACAAAGGGACTAACTGTGTGACCACCTACCTGGCAGACTGTGAGACTCAGCTGTGCAAGGTCCCAAGGCAGGGCCTGCTCTATGGTGTCCCTGTGAGCCTCAAGGAGTGCTTCAGCTATAAG GGCCAGGACTCGACACTGGGCTTGAGCCTGAACCAGGGGGTGCCAGCGGAGGCTGACTGTGTGGTGGTGCAGGTGCTGAAGTTGCAGGGCGCCTTGCCCTTCGTGCACACCAATGTCCCCCAGTCCATGTTCAG CTTTGACTGCAGTAACCCCCTCTTTGGCCCGACCATGAACCCATGGAATTCTTCCAAGAGCCCAGGTGGCTCCTCAGGGGGCGAGGGGGCCCTCATTGCCGCTGGGGGCTCCCCACTGGGCTTAGGCACCGACATTGGAGGCAGCATCCGCTTTCCCTCAGCCTTCTGTGGCATCTGCGGCCTCAAACCCACGGGGAACCGCCTCAG CAAGAGTGGCCTGAAGGGCTGTGTCTATGGACAGGTAGCAG TACAGCTGGCAGTCGGCCCTATGGCCCGGGACGTGGAGAGCCTGGCACTATGCCTGCGAGCACTGCTGTGTGAGGACATGTTCCGCTTGGACCCCACCGTGCCCCCCTTGCCCTTCAGGGAGGAG GTCTACAGGAGCTCTCAGCCCCTGCGTGTAGGGTATTATGAGACTGACAACTATACCATGCCCACGCCGGCCATGAAGCGGGCCCTGCTGGAGACCAAGCAGAGACTTGAGGTTGCTGGCCACACG CTGGTTCCCTTCCTGCCGAGCAACATACCCCACGCTCTGGAGACCCTGGGCACGGGCGGACTGTTCAGTGACGGCGGAGCGACCTTCCTACAGAACTT CAAAGGTGATTTCGTGGATCCCTGCTTGGGGGACTTGATCTCAATTCTGAGGCTGCCCGGATGGCTTAAAGGACTGCTGGCTTTCATGATGAAGCCTCTG CTCCCAAGGTTATCATCCTTTCTCAACAATATGAAGTCTCG GTCAGCCGGAAAGCTCTGGGAACTGCATCATGAGATTGAG GTATACCGGCACTCCGTGATGGCCCAGTGGAGAGCCCTGGAGCTGGATGTGCTGCTCACCCCCATGCTGGGCCCTGCTCTGGACCTGAATGGCCCAGGCAAGGCCACAG gttGTGAGGAAGAGCGTGGGGCTGCCTGTGGCTGTGCAGTGCGTGGCTCTGCCCTGGCAGGAAGAGCTGTGTCTGCGGTTCATGCGGGAGGTGGAGCAACTGATGAACCCGGACAAGCAGCTCTCCTGACTGCCGCCCACCTGACCCCCGAGGACCCGAGACCCGCCTGGAGCTGCATCCAGCCTGGTCAGGGCTGCGTTGCCGCCCCGCCAGGAAGTGTTCAGCCTGGGCTGAGGCTTCCGAGTccctcctctgtcgccccctacAAGAAGCCCAGACCCACTGAATCTGGACCTCACTTCCTCCCCAGGTCCGCTCTCTGTCCTGACCACCCCCTCACCGTGGCAGCCAGAGGGCATGACATGATGACTAACAGTCAAGAACTggtgtctggtgtgtgtgtgctttctggCGGTCACTTAGGGGCCCAGGGGTTGGATATCCGCCCTCCTAGAACCCAACTTCAGCCATGTCCATCTCCTGCTCCCAGACCTCCTCTAGTTCCTGTCACTCACAGCATGGACACAGGTTTTTCAGGGTGGCTCTTGCAGCCCCAGCTCTTCACCCTCACCCACTGTCTCCCTGTCCCCGCCTCCCAACCCTCAGACTAA